The Rhodothermus marinus DSM 4252 DNA segment TTCAGGCCGAGGTGCACGGCCTGACGGTCACCCACGTCAAGGGCCACGGCGGCGAGACCGAGCTGGTGGAGACCTACCGGGGCACCACGGTCAAAATGGAACTGCACGACAAGGTCATGCTCGACATCGGCGTCTCGGACCACTTTGTCGAGCCCACCGTGCAGGCCATTCTGCAATCGGCCCGCACCGGTGAGGTGGGCGACGGCAAGATCTTCGTGATCCCCGTCGAGAAAATCTACCGCATCCGCACGGGCGAAGAAGACGAAGCGGCCGTCACGCCGGTCACCGTGAGCCCCTGAACGCTCGACATCACCGCGCAAACCCCGCGTTCTTCCGGACGCGGGGTTTTTTGTTGCAGAAACGGTACGTTTCTTCCGGAACTCCTGCCTGTTTTTCCACGCTTTTTCTGGAGCAGGTATTCCTGAACCATCAGACCGGAAGTAACCTTGGCAACCGAAACCGTCATCCCGTCCTGGAAAGCCGTGCTGGAGGGCGACCGACGCGCCTTCCGGCGGCTGGTCGAGCCCTACCTGGACGAACTGCTGCGCGCCGCCCACCGCGAACTGGAGCACTACCGGCGGCTCAAAGAGCTGCGCCCCGAGGATCTGACCGCCGAAGAGCTGGTGGGCGAGACGCTGATCACGGCCTGGCGCCAGCGGCACCGCAAGCCGAAGCGGCTGAGCGTCCGGACCTGGCTGCTGGGCCTGCTCCATCGCGTACTCCAGCGCTACCTGCAGCGCGAACGCACCTTCCGTCGGCTCTGGGAGCTATCGCTTGACGAGCCGGTACCGCCCGAGCCCATTTACGACGACGAGGAGTCGTTCTGGGAATGGTACCAACCTGACGATCTGGAACGCTGGGAAGACGTGCTTCCGGATCCGAGCACGCTCGAAACGGAGCGGCTCATCGTGGAAGAGGTACCGCCCGAAGCGCTGGAGCCGCTGGAACCCATCGAACGCCAGGTGTTGCTGCTGCACGACACGCACGAGGTGCCAATTCAGGAGGTGGCCATGGTCGTGCAGCGATCGGTACGCGAGACGGCCGAAATCCTGCAACGTGCCCGTCGGCGCGTGCAGGAAGCGCGCACCTGAAGTTTCTGATGTACTCGATCACCCAAACCGGAAAGAACCCTATGGAAAAATCGACGGTGCATCTGACCGAAACGCTTTCGCCTGAGCTGCGGGATCGCATTCTGGCCCGGCTCGAAGAAG contains these protein-coding regions:
- a CDS encoding P-II family nitrogen regulator: MKLIRAIVRPEKLGDVLKALFQAEVHGLTVTHVKGHGGETELVETYRGTTVKMELHDKVMLDIGVSDHFVEPTVQAILQSARTGEVGDGKIFVIPVEKIYRIRTGEEDEAAVTPVTVSP
- a CDS encoding RNA polymerase sigma factor; the encoded protein is MATETVIPSWKAVLEGDRRAFRRLVEPYLDELLRAAHRELEHYRRLKELRPEDLTAEELVGETLITAWRQRHRKPKRLSVRTWLLGLLHRVLQRYLQRERTFRRLWELSLDEPVPPEPIYDDEESFWEWYQPDDLERWEDVLPDPSTLETERLIVEEVPPEALEPLEPIERQVLLLHDTHEVPIQEVAMVVQRSVRETAEILQRARRRVQEART